Within the Takifugu flavidus isolate HTHZ2018 unplaced genomic scaffold, ASM371156v2 ctg483, whole genome shotgun sequence genome, the region AAATTCAGCCCCTGcaaaacgtgcacacacacaaaagcagaatgTAACCTCAACAGGAGCTGTATCCTTGCAGCATTTAATATGAAAGCATCAAACTACCTCTGAGACGGAACAAGCGAACGATGGTTGTCTGCCAGTCCGCCAATGCGCTGCCACAAATACCTGCCGTGAGCCACATGAATGATCAAAAGCATGATTCAGGCGAATAAATAAGTGCCCGTGTTGAACTCCTGCAGCGTTTCACTGTGTTCTTCTTGCTGACTTTGCAGGTTTTCTTAAAAAGGTTGATGTCTTGTGCTATATATCAAAAAATGTCACCAAACAGTGGACCAAGCAGTCACTGCCTACTTTAATTTTACAAGAGTTTCATCTGAAACTTTATTTCACTGTTCGCTGTCTAAACAAATCCCAGTCCAGCGTTTGTCCAGTGCTGACTCTGATTTTTAGGGTTTTTCCTCATGTTAAAGTcttaaaacagacatttaaatgGACATTTCAATCTGACAAACAAGAGTTTTTAATCTGGGCGTGACAATGATTCCTTTTACGTCAACAATTTGCAAACAATCACCTTGAAGTTTGACCACGTCCATCTCTGGCTTCTCCTCAACCAGCTGTCCAGCACGGAACCTGCTCCCCAGATGAGCCGTTTTAATGAACCAGTCCATGTCAGTCAAACCAGACTCATGGGGACTTATTTCAAACCAGTGCCCTGAAAGTTAGAGACTCAGTGAATTACTTGACCGAAAGGACTGGGTCAGCAATTGACAGATTATGGTCTTGAGCATGTAATAAATGTGACTTCACCTATTTAATAATGTGAGCGTATATTTAATCCATCTACCAGTAAAATCTGGCCCTACCCTGACACATCAGAGGTAGTACACCCTCCTCTGTGTGCCACAGATACCAGGGAAGTGCATGTGATGGTACCGTTTTCAGGCTTGTCTGATGTACATTCCCTCTCTACAGTGGAGTAAATGGGATACGGGTTGGTGGCACTTCTGTTGGCGTCCCCTGAAAGCTGTCGAAGATCCAGCTGGAGAGATGCAAAACATTACATTGTGAGGAACTGCATTATACTCTTTTGAtggtgtttcatttaaaaaactaaatttacacacacacacacacacacacacacgcgcacacacacaccacacacacacacacacacacacacacacacacacacacacacaaacacaggggTAACTGTATGTTTTTGCATGTTGTGGTGGCACCTGTTTCATTATTTGAGTGGAGATTAATACAGCCCAGATGTCAGTAAGAGAAAATGTtgtttcctctgtcctgtcatCCAGCCAGGCCACAATCTCGTCCAGTGGGACTCCAGGACCCTGCATTGTAGCAATTATTTGGTCCACACCAGTCTGAAAATCTTCTCCGCTGTAGAGGGAGGCCATGGCCCTTTTAGAGTGCAATAAAAGACATAGAGTTAAAATAGAAATAGTGTTGAGAAGAGAACTTTTTGGGATAGATTTATTACAGAATTGACATCTAGAGTATCACCATTCTATGAAAATCATTctagtttgttcttttttaatgaaCCAGTCCATCAGACAATGTCTCAACTATTTTCTTTGACAATAGTTTTCTTCTAACCCTCCGGTTTCTGTGCTTTCACTTGCATCTCTTATCAACCACTCATAAGCATGAGTACTGTTACCATGTCGACCCAGAGATTCCTCCAATGTAGAGCAGTGTGTCAAACAGACCCTCTTTCACCAGTTGCTGGATGGAGCCCAACATTGCCACGAGtgccctctctcctccacccgaGCCCAACAGAGCGATGTGAGGGACAGAGTTCTGGTTGGGAAACCCATATGAGCGACGGCCGGTCGACGTTGACAAACCCATCGAAGGAGAAACAAGGATGAAAAGTGTCAAACCAACAAAAATTGAAATTTAGAACTTCTTTGCTAAACGAACTTAGTACTATTAAGTATATTAATGTTTGAAacacatgagtgtgtgttcagagtAATATTTGTCATGTTTTCACTCATTTCACTTGATGTACTTTATCTGCTGGCGAATCATTGCTTCTGGGGcttataaatgttaaatatctgtCATGCGTTCTTACCTCAGTACAGTCTAAATCCAGCCTTGAAAATGAGTTctgaattctttttttcctttcagaaacACAATTCTGTTCCCCAGGACATAGGGAGTGAGAATGATGATTGGCAttctggaaaaaatgaaggaaaatctcAGAATTTGAATCAACACAAAGCAACAGCCATGTTCTGGCAGCTCAATCAAAAAATCAATGTATATGTGCTTTAATGTTGTGCTTTATATTCTTCTtctgttgaaataaaataaatacagcagTGGATTTCATTTTGATGTGGTTCTGTAAAAGAAGAATTTAGTGAactgaaaatgtgtcagagaTTAAACAGACTCATAGTATTTTAGTACCTCTTAGTCTATAAAACTCATATTAAATCAGCAAAACAAGTCCAGGTATCTGACCACTTACCTCACAAGCACTGGCAGCAGTTTCCTCCATCTTGTTCTTGGTTTGGGCTCCTAAAGTACAAAAGAAAGTCAAAGAGAAGACAAGTGAGTGCCAACAAGACTTGACCTtggatttcatttttatcatcACAAATCATATGTAGCTATTTTGATTTACTCGTTGTTCCAAAAAGGTTTTGCATTAGGTAATATTTCACAtaaatatttccaaaaattaAACCTTCATTAATTACGTTTAGCAATGATCTCTTAATCTGTAGGAAATAAGGACgttcattaaaacatttattaaaatgacGCACCGCTAATGCTCAGGTCTGGTCGTTGGCGTGGAGAGTGCAGTAAATGATTGTGATCTGCAAACGTGTGGAGTTTCCTTTTATAGTACAGAATGAAGAGGGTATGGTTTTCTCAAGAAAAATACCAGAACCTGTTTTTCTGGGTGTGTTAACATCGCAACAGTCATTCCCAAGGAAACAGTAACAGCATTTCTGATACGTCCACAATATCCGCCTTGGATTTGCTACACATTAATGGTTAACAGCCATATCAAATTTTACTGCTTTCGGTGATGTTTTAACAGGAAGTATTGGTGCTATGGATCGCTTGTAACATCATTCTGATTAGACAAAAAGGAACTTTATTTATACTTACAGAGGTGTCATAACGCCTCACAATGTATGTGAGTCAACAGCACAGTAAAGCAGGCAATATCTTCTTTCTTGAAAAACATCTTAACCTCTGAGTTAGGGTGATACAGttcctcttctgctctgtcTATAGGGAACAGTTATTCTCATCTCTCACACCAGACTGGCCCATCGCTAACTGGCTCAATAAAATCCAGCACAATTAAGAAGGGTTAGAAGTTTATGCATTTCAAAGTGTCCTTAATGGGAGATAAGTGAAATTGCTGTAATCTTCAGATCTTCTACAGGACCTTGACGTCCTAAGACCTTCTTGTAATTGAGAGAAGAAGATGGCCTCTAACCCCCACCTGAAGCCAATAGAGCAATATGTGGACCTCCATGCTGATTATGTGATGTAGAAATGATGAAGACATTATGGTTTAACACAAATGAGCATGCAGGTGCTTGACTCACTGTAAAACTCACTGGCGCTGATACGATTCAGCTCCCCATATTATGTAATTATTAAAAGGGTATCAGTGATTCTTGTTGTTCTGTGGAAACTTTCTGGCAGCATACCAGAGCTTTATAGTAAAAAACCTGCTGGGAAAGTTCAAGCCATCAAGGGTCTTGGGCCTCAATATCTTCTATGCTAAACTGCTACACTAAATGATGATGAAGTACTTGGAACACATCATGAAATCAAATTGTGCATGTCAGGTTTTCTGCTTACAATAATTGTGTAAGAAAAGATAAAATCCTGACATGACAACAGCGTTCATCATCGGTGTCAGAGTCCTCAGTAAAAGGGAATTTATGAGGTCATTGTGGAAGAGTGAGAGAAATAAACTGATAATTCAGTGTGCAGTTATCATGGAGGACACACAATGTTTCAGCAACGGACTGAcacaacaggtgcatcacattttattgatttaaaacagcagTAGTAATGAAAAACCATATAGTCTGTGTCTACAGAAGGCTGATAGGAGGTACCTGCGGTGTCCTCCATTCGATATCGTTGTCTTCtacttaatgtgtgtgtgtgtgtgagtgtgagaccTGCTTACAGTGGCTGTGGTCCAGGTGAGACTAGGGATGTTACAACATTTGAGAAGTTTTGATTTAAGTTTTGCATTTTCTCAACTCCCCCTCCTGACTGCAACTGATACTCTTTCTCACAGCTGTCTCATTTCCAAAGTGCCTGCCAATATCCAAAGATATTGCTTTTATGGAATTCTCCATCTGGGAATGAGTTCTGTTGGAAAATCATTTGCCCCTTTTGAAGAGGTGGCATAGTTTATGATGGTggcggtagctcagtctgttggcagctgggctgagaagcagagggttcccagttcaagccccagtgcagacaaaacatggacagTGTTCTGCTAGTAGGGGAACGTGCCAGAacactttcagagcactgccaaggtactcttgagcaaggtaccgaacccacaaattcTCACATAGACTCCTACCTTCGCCCATCATGTATTCTCCCCATGACTCTGAAAGaagataaagcagttaagaagatgagaggagGCATGGTTGGTAGGGAAAAGCTCCAAACCATTTAGAAAACATGTCAGCAATTGCCAGGCAGGACCTCTTCCCTTCACTGGGAGTTAGCTAAATGAAATTAATCATGACATGTTGAAAAGGTCTGTGTGGAGGTGTATTTGCAGAAGGTTCACATTTGTTTTGGTAAATACTGAAAATGGTTTTGTGAACCAATTTTGTAGTACCAAACACCATCCTTCTTTTGGCGGATGGCTGAACCCATGGGTCATCTTAGCAAAATAAGGGAAAATGCACATGGCAGACAAGGATTGGTATGAGGGTCATACCAGACATTATGAGAACAACCCAAAGTTTTCCATCagagggagaagacagaggagagattaaaaagaggggcaggaggggaaagaggaatGGAAGGGTTAGGAATGGTATGTGTAGGGAGAGCtaagagagggggaaggagggcaAGCAACTGCTTTATCCGCAACATTCAGCTTTGTGTTGCCCTGAGAAACAGACGCACAAGAGGAAGCGGGAACTGGACACTTACAAACATCAACCTGAGAAGTGAGAATGGTGTCAAGTAGGGCGACTTACTTGTTGCAATAGAGGATGCGTTTACGGTCAGAATTTAGGAAGTTTTAGTCCATCTAACGGGAACCAAAATCATCAATTTCACCTCTGCCATAACTTTAATCGAAACAGGAGTCACTTTCAAAATTCTCAGAAATTCTCCATGGTGATAAATAAATTGTGCAATTGTGTTCTTAACTTAGCATGACCTCAAAGGCTTGAATTGTCTCAGCAGTGTGACGTGTTGGATATGG harbors:
- the LOC130520709 gene encoding cytosolic phospholipase A2 gamma-like, with the protein product MTPLKLHTFADHNHLLHSPRQRPDLSISGAQTKNKMEETAASACENANHHSHSLCPGEQNCVSERKKRIQNSFSRLDLDCTENSVPHIALLGSGGGERALVAMLGSIQQLVKEGLFDTLLYIGGISGSTWAMASLYSGEDFQTGVDQIIATMQGPGVPLDEIVAWLDDRTEETTFSLTDIWAVLISTQIMKQLDLRQLSGDANRSATNPYPIYSTVERECTSDKPENGHWFEISPHESGLTDMDWFIKTAHLGSRFRAGQLVEEKPEMDVVKLQGICGSALADWQTTIVRLFRLRGAEFGDIPTQPHLIYVAIDHILNLIKLTTTDPELLAILEKLQKKLKEIIESGHMNLLKTSSLEEGKTVCQENITLLIEELELCCENLQSVNHSKFQLLWKLLKLLPPLLIKWEWGNTNNFLYCSHDANIPSPLCSKEIFYLIDAGLWMNVPYPPFLGAKRDIDLIVAPDFCAGEVFKTLTLAKKYALDKGKPFPEIDDQIKEKDWPKDCYVFEGKEKEPTIVYMPLFNRANCRDAKELQAKIKKFCTFQLPYNNDMMNELLDIARDNIKRNKTILVQEMEKAIQRRSCRSSK